The Rosa rugosa chromosome 1, drRosRugo1.1, whole genome shotgun sequence genomic sequence CCCTTTGTGATGAACAAAATGTTGTTTCGGATGATTTGTCTTCAAGGCCTTATGACCCAGTTACCAATTACCTTTCTCCGAGGCCTCAATTCCTCCGATACAACCCGAATAGGCGCCGTGAGTTGATTCTTGGCCTAGGAAATAGCAATATTGCTGAAGGAATTGATGGGTTGAGTCTTAGTAGCAGTGGTTCTTTTGAATCCCAGAAGGCTAGTGATGAGGAAGGTGGTTCTGTTACCACTTCTAGTTCTTCTGATAAGCAGGGAGATGAAGATGTTGAGGAGATTGATGAAAAAAGCGAGGGGATTGATGAAGTGATTGAGGGGAGGGATGAAGTAAGTGAGGGAAGTGATGGGGAGATTGAGGAAAGtgatgaggaagatgaggaggttgaggaagagaagaagaagggttgTAATTTGAAAGGGGTAATGAAAAGTTTGCTTGTTTTCGTGGTTCTAGTACTATTTACCTCACACATGGCTTCTATGAACCAGGAGACCCTCTTTGAGAGTGTTGAGGAGGCGTATTTGAGGAGTGAGAACCATACATTTGAAACTGATTCATTGAAGAAACTCGAAAGTGGAAGTAATCTCTGGGATCATAGAGAAGAAGGGAAATGGGGTTTAGTGGGAGGAGTCAAAGGAGGTATTGATATAGGGATTGAGGAGGGAAAGGGGGTTGAACCTGTAGAACATGAGCTCGGAAGTGAAGTTCTGGGTCAAGAACAACAGATAAAAATGGATATAATGGAAGGACACTGGAGAGTTGATGAGGAGGTTAAGGACGAAGTGAAGGTTGAAGATGAGAAATTGGGAACTGTAGAACATGCTGATAAGCCAAGAGAAGTGTTAGCATCACAAGCTGAAGAAAGTGAAGCTTTACAACTGACTgaaggagaagagaaaagggGAGTTGATGACTTGGGTGAAGTGGTAGTGCTAGAAGTTGAAGATATTGAAGAGATTTCTGATCAACTACCTGAGAATTCTGAGTTGCGGGACGTTTTTTCTCCAGGAAATGATGAATCTTCTCAACTTAATCAGACACCATCTATGGCTGATGAGGTTGATCTTCGCAATCTAGTGTCCGATGCTTCAAATGCTTTTGAAGTAGAAGGCAAGGTTGCAGTGGAGCCAATTCATGAAATGATTGAGAGCAAAATGGAGGGAAAAGAGTATTCTAGTAACATGATGGCTGAATTTGTTATGTCAGAGACCATGGATGATGATAAAACAGGCCTTGCTGGTGAAATTCTGAATTCAGGAGCAGAACAGAAATGGGGGGAGGAGCTACTCAACCACATGAAATCCAAGACATTTTATAGAGCTATTGCTGTTGGGGTCTCAATATTTTCACTAGTTGCAGTCTCTTTGGCTTTGGTGTTTCACTTAAGGCGAAAGAAGGCTATCAGCAAGGATTCTTCGGTGATAGCGAATACTGGTTCCATGAAGAATCTGATAATAGAGCAGAAGAAAATGATtgggaagtctgcaatatcagAGAAATACAACTCAGCACTTTCCAACAGAGAAGGGGACAATAGCATTGAGCAAGATGTTTACTCATCTTTTAGAAGGATGTCTTTGTCTTCCAATTCAAATCATTCATCTGATGAAGGTTCAGAAGCGTACCATAGCAAGGCACCAAGAATTGAATTGCTGGGTGAGTTTGTGGTTGGAGAGGTCAGCAGCTCTCTaagaagttgtggtttgaaaaACAAGATGATAGAAGGTGAAGAAAGCAATTATGCTGTTTCATCAGAGAAGAAGTCAAGGAGCAAGGCTCATTCAGTTTCAATTCAACAGCAGCCGTCTGTGTCAGAGTTTTCTTACATGGGTTCCTTTCCACATGGAAGCTATACTTCTGAGAAGAAGATAAAGGTGAGCCACTTTTGTTGCAGAAATGTTGGTTCAATTTTCATTTGCTAGGACAATTTTGTATGTCTGCCCTTAAGTTCTATCCAATATCTTTCATCAGATTATGACTTGAATGTTATTGAAATGCAGCCAACTGAGTCAGAGTTCTCTTCCATGGATACTTCACATGGAAGCTATACTTCTGAGAAAATTGTCAAGATGAAGGTGAGCAATTTTTGGTTGCAGTACAAGTTGGTTTCCGTTTTCATAATCATTTTTGAAaaccttttgttttctttttggtcttaATTTGATTCTATCCATTATATAGTCCAAATATTCTGTCGTATTGCTAATCATTCCTTAATGTTCCTTTATACGTTAAATTAGGAGGGTGGCAAAAATGGAGAAGTCAAAGTCATTGCAACCCCAGTGAGGCGATCAAGCAGAATTCGCAGCAAAACAGTAATGTCCCCATGAATCTTCTGGCCTTGCATCGAATGCATCTAATATTCTAACTTGCCCCAAGCAAGCAGCAGCTAATTTGTTCTCTTTAGTTCAGTATTCTTCCACTGAAGAGTGTCTGGAGAATTGGCTCTCTGATGTGTGTCAATGGTAGAGAAACTGATCTGTTTCAGTATGTAGGAGGCATTGGATGGATTCCATTTTATATCATTCTATGTCTTTATTTGTAGTATTATACCGAGATTCTTCAGAAATTTACAATTTTAGCAAAATAATCTGGTTTAGAGTAGAGCAGCAAAATAATCTAGTTGGATTCTTCAGTCTATCCGTTGGGTGTTTTTACTTTGGAGTGCTTGACTTTCACTGGAACAATCCCTGCAAGAACTTAACCACACTTTTGATGATTCTATAAAGTCATTATATTTTGCTAAAATTGTAATTATagcaaaaaagaaatagaaTGTGGATCGTAAAATAGAGACTGAATTTCACTCATCTTATAATATTCTTATTATATTGAAAGGTGATACATTCGAGTGTTTGTTATTTAACATTCTCTAGAGAAAAATCATATACCCAAACTTAATTTGAGATCTGATAAAAGGAGACCAATTTTTTAAAGGCAGATCCTTTTGACAAGACAATAGCTTGGTAATCGACTGTGGGGAAAGGAACAGACTTCTCATCCTTGACTCTAACGACAAGTTTATAAAGACTTCCTGATTCGATTTGGTAATATCCCTTGATCACCTTCTGAAAGATCAAGTTCTTATGATTTTGGCTGCTGTATGCGTTAACTGCATATTTTGCGATCTCTGTGACATGAGGGTCGCTAATGTTCTTCAAGGGTGTCCAAGCACCGAGTGGAGCAGAGTCACCACTTTTGTCTACTGCAGCTGTGAGAAGAGGAAAGAGGAGAGCAAGGATTGCAATGAGGTAGTGAGGACTCATGATGGTAAGTGTGTATGTTTAGTCTTTTAGTACTTTGAGTTTGAGTGTTGATGAAAAAGAGACCTGTTAGGACATGGTTTATATAGCAGGGGCGGACCATTATTAAAATTAGGCAAGCAAATAATAGATTTGAATTTTGACAGATTCATTTTAAAGAATTTGGTTATTGTGTGGTCAGGTTAGCTCATGACAATTTTATGGCACAACTAGTAACtaaaaatagatttttatttttacaaattgTAGTAAAGGTTATTTTCTATTAAGGAAAAAGATTTACTTTTGGAGAAAAGTGCGTTTTAAGAATAAGAAAATAATGGAAATGAATCCAACTTCATTTGTAAAGAAATTAATTTGAGGATTTTCTGTTTGAAGATAATTATTTTTCTGCTTTGACTTTGTTTTACTCAACCGTGAAACACCATTGCTTCAGTAATGATGCCAATTGTGCCTAAAAGCATGACGACAGAGACAAATGCCAAAATCGTTTGTGACCCCCCGAACCAGGTGGAGGTGAGATTTGGTACCTAACGCCCAATTTGAGGTGTCAACGATAGAAAAGTAAAACGAAATTAAAAATAACACTAGATTCATTTTTCAGAAATCGTCGAAATGTAACATTTGAAATAACAAAACTCAAATAAGAGAATTTACATCTCGCTCTCGACTCTAGCTCGCTCTCATATTCTGTAATCCTTTATGAGTCTCGTAAACAGCACTAACATCTCGCTTAGTCCTCTCGATAGAAGTGTCGTACCTTGTAACATACCTGAACAAGAATCTATAGGGGTGCGCTTTCACTCAGTAGGGCCAAACCTCTTTAGGTTATTCTTAACTGTGTAAGACAATAAAGTTATCAACAAATACTATATAAAATGATAACAAATTATGCATGTATGCCAGATGGACTTCACTTAACTACCCGTTAGTCCATATATCAAAACAAGAGAGCCTACACGTCCCATACCATGTATTTTACCAACCGGGGGTGGCCCTAGATGTTTCGAATATATGATCTAACAACCCATCACAACCCATAAGGATTCAGTCCACACATCCCTTTTGTTAGTCATCTTGTTTGCATGATCTTCAGACCCGAAATCTGATGAGATCGTTTTATCAACGCTCTTTTGTTGAAAGGGCATACTTTCCCTCAATGTGCACTTGTGAGCTGATCATAGATCCTGAACGCCTCATGACGCCAaactcaactacacaaaaggatttcatttcttttctcaaCATCGAACTCTCACATCCTCCCACATACACCCCTTTCAAATGCATACTCTCAATGCCTCTCTATGCATTATGTATGCCAATTTGAAAACCACAACTCATAATATGATATCCAACACATGCTTTTAAAGAAAGCGATAACATTTCAACAAGTAACTCATCAACTACACATGCTTTCATACGAAGCGATAACATTCAAGATTTAAATCAACCAATGTCAATCAATGAGAAGCAACACACTGATTTCAATAATaattctatttatcattttaataTAAAAGATTCCCCCAGTGACCCTACCTGGAAATCCAAACTTTAACTGCATCACTACTCAAAGTTAGTAACACTGTGACTCGCATTCTGAaatacatatccttctgcttctgggattgtcGGTAACCATTCAATCCTCTTATCAAATCCGTATTCAATGCAGTCACCGAAGTACTTCAAAATAACTCGATAAGTTATTTTAAAATAGAAATCGACCAAGTCCCTTAatttactaaggacacccacTCCTCTCTTTCCGATTATTCTGGACACCCAACTATACTCTTCACTATACTTTTCTAAACTAAATGGTTGTATACATCATTTCCATAAATGTCTGCCGAATTTCAcaagtgtttggacccaaaatgagcattttggcctgacaaggcacgtcttggagaaattgagccaatgtcagtggctcaagctatatattgtcgacaagttcgaaatatatatttagaggctaaataaagcctactatggaagcatgaaagcatgaaaagtcaactttagcacattttcctacttcggttaggagaaaccgagctaaacaaggaaggaggggcggaagactaaccaaacgaaattaaaatgagctgaaacttttcagattaaatctagaaagcccaaggatcatttcttatgaagagttccagagctagttttgagtggaagaccttcaaacaatcagtccaatttccttgtctagaaagtcttggaaaactggacctgtaagaggtccagcagtgttttcggcccaaccactatataaaaagctctgaaattttaccagagtgatctacactcatagtggaacatttcttatgaagaagtcatggtcaaaatctgagtgcttgatggagataaaattgaaggaataaaggagcagaaagtgcttccttatctccaaaattcatcattccttatctccaattatgcctccttatctccttatctccgaaattcatcatgctttgtctccaattatgcttccttatctccaaaattcatcatttcttatctccaattaatgctccactatcatttgtttaatgctaaacaccttggcatggtagcctataaatagaggttacaatgaaacacttagacaGACAATTCACTctacaaacatctctaagatgatctaagttctctctagagcaaacctctctaagagcaactcctctccttctctttctcttaccggtgatcacactcctagtcctagtcttctcagaagccgactttcagtgccaccaaaccctctgtcaacgtacttcggtcctagtctccgcGGGAgtcgattgtagtaccacgaccacaacggttatggaaccagccaagcaagggtaacgccctcgcaaaccagccaagctaaagtcacgctttagcaagttctctctacttcccagtggttctcgctctgctcggtctacaacatcgagtatcgattgtgattttcaagaagctcagcaaaagtcctcaccacgaggcataaagaatcccacgacgaggttggtgctctcctcgtctacaattgcttgaaagaagtcaggtcaagggacacccccgacgaccgcacccgaacggtgctggcacgcccgcgcagaaaagagactgttgaccagctgcaacaaaattggagccaaacattttggcatgcccggtgggactacaccagagtctttttgtgttcaccatcattgggatgccagaggaaaatctttaccaaaagaaattcctgaagtcatgcctgtttgctatgtgcccattcccattccagagaatgcaagcatagaagagcggcttgatatccttcaaaagaattctaccgcataccatgagaatctgagaaaagccctcgcggaggaccgtcgacggctcgatgagttcacgattccGGTCAAGAGGCTCGAGTTGGGGGCACAACAAACTcaaggcgaattggaacgtcaagaacctgctcgcgaagaggtcgtttatgagactaacttgcctataggtggcaatcaacctaagggtctcactggtgagtcacagccttacacagaggctgtgcatggaaaaggtcatcaacaagattgttcttctgacaatacaattgtctctgaacaaatatctgatttctccactgatcaagccaaatacgtggctactgatcagatgcatggggggcaagatatgacccatgatcatccctttgatcaagagaagttggcaacAGTTGgtgacaaagccgatcttgggacaccgtcatctcccaaattgcaattgaagatcatgcctcgtcaaccaacaaagatatttggggggcaagattacccctctcacgagccaaattcctccaaattcttcaacgagaagtatcttttttcttttcctacaagctctcacaggagggatttttaccctacaaattttgatacatcagagcttggaatgaagcatagatggcctcccccgtggtcttctagaggttagccaaacatggtactgctagcttctttctttctttgcttttaattttctgttaattttttcgtttctagttttcttttcattaaaaaaatcagtaaaaaaaaaaaaaaaattgaatttggtaaggggttgtgaatcataacggaataggtgaagtctcttttgttaatattggcctaaactccttattgatgcctagttcaggtctcttaaggttaagggcggcttttattaacacttgttgaactgtcttcacacttatgacctttctcatcttagtaagtatagcctatgtgaaatggtgtctagaaatgggacaacgttcatgacaggttcttgaatctagaagtgcgtgcaaatgggcctaaaccactatgtgggagtagcttatgccaaaatggattctgcctcttttgttcgccctcccccacctggccatttcagtaaggttgcccaaaggatttgaaagaaaatttgtgtctaggcgactatacttgggccgcatgtctaaaccttgattcaccttatcttattgaattcagctacttgttaaaaaaaaaaaaaaattagtacgATCCAAAAATTACTGCGGAGTCAAAACACTAAGGGATTATTTTAGTAGACAGTttattcgcataagacatgggggacaattctagtgttcctacactcgcaaagcccatttatgaaggcctgtttttgaggcccataatcatttctttgCTATGCCTatcaacactaggggggcaacactatacaatactaagcccatttagcctaaagttaaaaacataaaaaaaaagagaggcaaatttcgttaactttgttttaggttttatattcatatttcagtttttgtttatctttgttctttatttcgttggttgtttgtttattattagagtcaaaatgaattttgggtaaatatcttcttcatcgggcgcatccaatgggatgtgatgtctaaggtctagtttggatacgacaagtgctgacaaagggtctcgtcccctgtcaatcaagtgagctgagctctgccaaaatcgttcctctcttcacctggtcatgttccaaaggagttaccgaaaggagaagagaaatatccctaagtccaaaacgttttttcttgtatgttgcgtcactttatgtgttgttcttgtttttgttttgttttgagtcttaggatgccctttcaactgtctatgtTGAGTTTTTTGTCTCCAAAATTATggcttaaaaaaaataaataataataaaataaatacaactcttagggggcaattttaagtgttcctacactcgcgaagcttctaagccgagtcagcggctccgaaaactttttccagctttgccctcgcaggaaaggctgagctcaagggaaatgtgagagccaccaccgtgaccgccacctccatcggaagtagtcttcatgttgccaaagatgtcctcaccatgcacgggAAACAGTGAAAGGGTTTCAATTTCCTGGTGATCTTTTcctctttgttccatgaaagtttgttctacattcatgtcaaagaaagtagaactagttccccctccagctgagattgaacaatccctagcactcttctccatgttcatgGATCCATAACCGCCATAGTTCCTCATCTGCCCattaaaagcaatcatcacaccagcagaagaagcagaagcaggtgcagatgaattggcaacattgtcatcaccaacaagccctgatctttgcatgggcacatgaacatccgaagtggacttcttcttctgcttctcccgagccctttggttcacgaaccaaaaatagacgttc encodes the following:
- the LOC133724310 gene encoding protein WUSCHEL-like codes for the protein MEPQTQQPTEDGGSNKAAGSSANMLCKRSRWNPTTDQIRILKELFYNKGVRSPTVEQVERIYLQLKWYGKIEFKNVYFWFVNQRAREKQKKKSTSDVHVPMQRSGLVGDDNVANSSAPASASSAGVMIAFNGQMRNYGGYGSMNMEKSARDCSISAGGGTSSTFFDMNVEQTFMEQRGKDHQEIETLSLFPVHGEDIFGNMKTTSDGGGGHGGGSHISLELS
- the LOC133725306 gene encoding uncharacterized protein LOC133725306, translating into MEGSVMALPSSTPAKPPATPKPSASDENEHYYQQLGSPNLSNPKKSMKKHYMSPTISAACKAVSSRKNILGERNEVSESVFSNTHVEKATPLTPPVSKSLCDEQNVVSDDLSSRPYDPVTNYLSPRPQFLRYNPNRRRELILGLGNSNIAEGIDGLSLSSSGSFESQKASDEEGGSVTTSSSSDKQGDEDVEEIDEKSEGIDEVIEGRDEVSEGSDGEIEESDEEDEEVEEEKKKGCNLKGVMKSLLVFVVLVLFTSHMASMNQETLFESVEEAYLRSENHTFETDSLKKLESGSNLWDHREEGKWGLVGGVKGGIDIGIEEGKGVEPVEHELGSEVLGQEQQIKMDIMEGHWRVDEEVKDEVKVEDEKLGTVEHADKPREVLASQAEESEALQLTEGEEKRGVDDLGEVVVLEVEDIEEISDQLPENSELRDVFSPGNDESSQLNQTPSMADEVDLRNLVSDASNAFEVEGKVAVEPIHEMIESKMEGKEYSSNMMAEFVMSETMDDDKTGLAGEILNSGAEQKWGEELLNHMKSKTFYRAIAVGVSIFSLVAVSLALVFHLRRKKAISKDSSVIANTGSMKNLIIEQKKMIGKSAISEKYNSALSNREGDNSIEQDVYSSFRRMSLSSNSNHSSDEGSEAYHSKAPRIELLGEFVVGEVSSSLRSCGLKNKMIEGEESNYAVSSEKKSRSKAHSVSIQQQPSVSEFSYMGSFPHGSYTSEKKIKPTESEFSSMDTSHGSYTSEKIVKMKEGGKNGEVKVIATPVRRSSRIRSKTVMSP